GTCGAACTCGGGCAACGAGTACGCCAGCTGTACCCCACCGGCCTCCAGCAGGTGGACGCTGTCCGGACCCTTGGGTTGCAACCACCACTGCACGCCCTGCTCCGCGGCGAAGGCGCGCAGCCGGTCCAGGTCGGCGGCCGACAACGGTTCCAGATGGCGCAGCACCAGCGCGGTGATGAGCTCGCCGTGATGGTTGCCAATGGCCACCTCGATCTGCGGCAAGCGCTCCCGGGCGTCCATGGCCTCGATCAGCCGACGCAGCGGCACCAGCATGGCACTGATGTGCGCAGGCAGGATCTCGCAGCTGTCCATGTCCGCCACATAGCTCGACTTGCGCTCATGGAATCCCACCAGCACACCGCCCTTCTTCGCCACATAGCGCACCGACAGCCTCGCCCGGTAGCGGTAGCCCCAGGTCGGGCCCTCGATGGGGCGAAACATCGTGTCCGGCTTGACCTTGCCCAGATGCCAGAGGTTGTCCTCCAGCACCCTCTGCTTCACCGCGACCTGAGCGCCAACATGGAAGTGCTGCATCTTGCAGCCCCCGCAGACGCCGAAATGCCGGCAGCGCGGCACCACGCGCTGGGAGCTCTCGCGTCGCAGCGCGCGCACCGTCGCCTGCTCCCAGTTGTTCTTGCGACGCCCGGTGTGCACCTGGACCTCTTCGCCGGGCAGCGCCCCTTCGACAAACACCACCTTGCCTTCGGCGTTGTGGGCCACGCCTTGCGCCTCCAGGTCGAGCGACTCGATCCGGAGCCATTCATTTGCTTGAGTCATGCCCCGGATTATCGGCCCCAGGCCTCCAGGTACTCCCGCCAGTGCGGCTCGTCGATCTCGCCGAGGCAGTTCTTGACGTGTTCGATTTCACGCTCGTATTCGCCCTCGGTGAGACCGCCGCGCATCTGCTGGAAGCGGCAGTACATGAGGTAGGTGTTCATCACGTCGGTCTCGCAGTAGCGACGGATGTCCTCCAGCTGCCCCGCCCGGTAGGCCGGGTAGACCGCCGAGCCGTCCATGCCCAGCTTGCCCGGAAAGCCGCAAAGCTTGGCCATGGCGTCCAGCGGTGCATTGGCGCGCGGCTGGTACAGGGCCAGCAGGTCCATCAGGTCGAGGTGGCGCATGTGGTAGCGCGAGATGTAGTTGTTCCACTTGAACTCGCGATCGTCCTCGCCCAGGTCCCAGTACTTGTGGGCGGTGACGCCGTGCCGCAGGCCGCGGTAGTGCAGCACCGGCAGGTCGAAGCCGCCGCCGTTCCAGCTGACCAGCTGCGGCATGTGCTTCTCGATGGTGTTGAAGAAGGTCTGGATGATCTTGCCTTCCTGGCTCACACCCTCGGGCTCGCGATCGACGAAGGAATGGATGCGCAGCCCGTCGGCGTTGCGGAAGACGCAGCTGATCACCAGCACCCGCTGCAGGTAGTGCGGCATGAAGTCGCTCTGGCCGGCGGCGGCACGCTCGGCCAGCACCTGGGCGAAGAACGCCTCGTCGTCAAGCTCGGGCTCGGCCTTGCGCAAGGCGCGCAGACCAGGAATGTCGGGGATGGATTCGATGTCGAAGACGAGTACCGGCCAGGTCATGGCACCTCTGTGCAGTGGGGAAGTGAAGTGAGAACGGGAAAACGAAAGAATGCCGCTCCGGGCC
This genomic stretch from Eleftheria terrae harbors:
- a CDS encoding 3'-5' exonuclease is translated as MTWPVLVFDIESIPDIPGLRALRKAEPELDDEAFFAQVLAERAAAGQSDFMPHYLQRVLVISCVFRNADGLRIHSFVDREPEGVSQEGKIIQTFFNTIEKHMPQLVSWNGGGFDLPVLHYRGLRHGVTAHKYWDLGEDDREFKWNNYISRYHMRHLDLMDLLALYQPRANAPLDAMAKLCGFPGKLGMDGSAVYPAYRAGQLEDIRRYCETDVMNTYLMYCRFQQMRGGLTEGEYEREIEHVKNCLGEIDEPHWREYLEAWGR
- the rlmD gene encoding 23S rRNA (uracil(1939)-C(5))-methyltransferase RlmD: MTQANEWLRIESLDLEAQGVAHNAEGKVVFVEGALPGEEVQVHTGRRKNNWEQATVRALRRESSQRVVPRCRHFGVCGGCKMQHFHVGAQVAVKQRVLEDNLWHLGKVKPDTMFRPIEGPTWGYRYRARLSVRYVAKKGGVLVGFHERKSSYVADMDSCEILPAHISAMLVPLRRLIEAMDARERLPQIEVAIGNHHGELITALVLRHLEPLSAADLDRLRAFAAEQGVQWWLQPKGPDSVHLLEAGGVQLAYSLPEFDISMPFKPTDFTQVNHHINRVLVNRALGLLDAQPQERVIDWFCGLGNFTLPIARRARQVLGIEGSEALVQRSRENARHNGLADKTSFEARNLFEIEPSELAGYGPADKWLVDPPREGAFALVKALADLHQQPELVPGYQAPRRIVYVSCNPATLARDAGLLVHQAGYRAAGAGAVNMFPHTAHVESIAVFERN